From Gemmatimonadota bacterium:
GTCGAGGAAGGCGGGACGGAGCTCCAGCGCCTGGCGATACTCGTGCGAGGCCCGCTCGTGCTGCCCGGCGGCGCGGTAGAGATCCCCCAGCCGCGCGTGGGCGTCGGCGATCCGCGAGCCGAGCGGCCCCAACGGTTCGTCCTGCGCGGCCGCCAGGGCGGAGACGCGGGCGAAGGCCGTCGCGGCCTCCTCGTAGCGTCCCTGTTCCCCGAGCACGATGGCGCGGTTCAGGTGGGCTTCCAGGTACTCGCCATTGATCCCGAGGGCCTCGTCGAAGGCGGAGACCGCTTCGTCCAGGCGATCCAGGAGGGCCAGGCAGATGCCCGCCCGGTTGTGCAGGTCGGCCCAGGAGGGATGCCGGGCGAGGGCTCGCTGGGCCTCGCCCAGGACCGCCAGGAGATCCTCCCGGTCCCAGGCTCCGTCCAGAGGTGACGCCGCCCCGGTCATGCCCACATCCTGCGCTGGAGTCCCACGCCCGCGGGGGGGTCCGCGGAACGACGGTGGCGTGCTACCCCCGGAACCAGTCGCAGGTCCGCCGGAGACCCTCCCGCAGGCCCACCGTCGGCTCGTACCCGAGCCGCTCCCGGCTCTTGGTCAGATCGGCCAGCGAGTCCCGTACGTCCCCGGCCCGCGTGGGGCCGTGGACCGCGTCGACCGCCGCACCGGTGGCCCGCTGCACCTCCCGCCAGAGCTCGGCGATGGAGATGCGCTGTCCACCTCCCACGTTGAACACCTCGCCGGCCACGTCGTCCGTGGCGCGCGTGCACGCGAGGAGGTTGGCCTGGACCGCGTTCTCGATATAGGTGAAGTCCCGGGTCTGACCCCCGTCCCCGTGGATGGTGGGCGAGCGACCATCGAGGGCCAGGGTGATGAAGAGGGGGATGACGGCGGAGTACTCCGAGTGGGGGTCCTGGCGGGGTCCGAAGATGTTGAAGTAGCGGAGCACGACGGTCTCCAGGCCCATCACCCCGGCGAAGACCCGGCAGTAGAGCTCGCCCGTGTACTTGGACACGGCGTAGGGAGACAGCGGATCGCCGGGCATGTCCTCGTGCTTCGGCAGCACGGGCGTGTTGCCGTACGCGGAGCTGGAGCCCGCATATACGAAGCGCTGCACCCCGGAGGCGCGCGCCGCCACCAGCAGGTTCAGGGTTCCGGTCGCGTCCGCCGCGTGCGTGCCGAGCGGATCGCGGATGCTGCGCGGCACCGACGGCAAGGCGGCTTGATGGAGCACGTAGCTGACGCCCCCCGTGGCCCGCACGCACAGCTCCGGGTCCACGATGGACCCCTCGATCAACTCGATGCGGTCCCTCCAGGGCTCCAGATTCTCGCGCGTACCCGTCGAGAAATCGTCGATCACCCGCACGCGGGCGCCCCCGGCGAGCAGGGTCTCGACGAGGTGTGAGCCGACGAAGCCGGCTCCGCCGGTGACCAGGTAGAGCGCGTCGGGTCGGACGAGTGTCATGCTGGGACCGATGCCTTCATGGGTCGGGGCGCGGCCCTCAACCGAGTGTACGGGCGCGCGATTCCTCGCGCTCGAGCAGACTCTGGAAATACGGGATCGTGCGCTGCAACCCGGTGCGCAGGTCGGTCTGCGGCTCCCAACCGAGCACGCGGCGCGCGACCGCGATATCCGGCTGCCGCACCTTGGGGTCGTCCGTCGGAAGCGGTAGCGAGACGACGGAGGAGCCGCTGCCGGTCTCGGCCAGCACCAGCTCCGCCAGCTCGCGTACCGTGAACTCGACCGGATTGCCGATGTTGGTCGGCTCGCTGCGCTCCGAGTGGAAGAGCCGGTAGATGCCTTCGACCTCGTCCTCCACGTAGCAGAACGAGCGGGTCTGGGAGCCGTCGCCGTAGACGGTGAGCGGCTCTTCGCGCAGGGCCTGCACGATGAAGTTCGACACGACCCGTCCGTCGGCCGGACGCATGCGCGGTCCGTAGGTGTTGAAGATCCGCACGATGCGCGTCTCCAGGCCATGGACCCGATGGTACGCCATGGTCATGGCCTCGGCGAAGCGCTTGGCCTCGTCGTAGACCCCGCGCGGTCCCACCGGGTTCACGTTCCCCCAGTAGGTCTCGGGCTGCGGGTGGACGAGAGGATCGCCGTAGACCTCCGACGTGGAGGCGAGCAGGTAGCGGGCGCGCTTGGCCCGGGCCAGCCCCAGGGTGTTGTGCGTGCCGAGGCTGCCCACCTTCAGCGTCTGGATGGGCAGCTCGAGGTAGTC
This genomic window contains:
- a CDS encoding UDP-glucuronic acid decarboxylase family protein; this encodes MRVLITGAAGFLGSHLVDRFLADDHEVVGVDNFVTGSRANVERLWGQSGFSFVQQDVSRPLYVDGPLDGVLHFASPASPIDYLELPIQTLKVGSLGTHNTLGLARAKRARYLLASTSEVYGDPLVHPQPETYWGNVNPVGPRGVYDEAKRFAEAMTMAYHRVHGLETRIVRIFNTYGPRMRPADGRVVSNFIVQALREEPLTVYGDGSQTRSFCYVEDEVEGIYRLFHSERSEPTNIGNPVEFTVRELAELVLAETGSGSSVVSLPLPTDDPKVRQPDIAVARRVLGWEPQTDLRTGLQRTIPYFQSLLEREESRARTLG
- a CDS encoding SDR family oxidoreductase, producing MTLVRPDALYLVTGGAGFVGSHLVETLLAGGARVRVIDDFSTGTRENLEPWRDRIELIEGSIVDPELCVRATGGVSYVLHQAALPSVPRSIRDPLGTHAADATGTLNLLVAARASGVQRFVYAGSSSAYGNTPVLPKHEDMPGDPLSPYAVSKYTGELYCRVFAGVMGLETVVLRYFNIFGPRQDPHSEYSAVIPLFITLALDGRSPTIHGDGGQTRDFTYIENAVQANLLACTRATDDVAGEVFNVGGGQRISIAELWREVQRATGAAVDAVHGPTRAGDVRDSLADLTKSRERLGYEPTVGLREGLRRTCDWFRG
- a CDS encoding tetratricopeptide repeat protein, whose protein sequence is MTGAASPLDGAWDREDLLAVLGEAQRALARHPSWADLHNRAGICLALLDRLDEAVSAFDEALGINGEYLEAHLNRAIVLGEQGRYEEAATAFARVSALAAAQDEPLGPLGSRIADAHARLGDLYRAAGQHERASHEYRQALELRPAFLDIRARLGETYLALDQLARSRSELESILARNPDLPGVRLHLGIVHYRMGEPERARREWSRCLEDDPADLRARAYLAAVGQEASAR